In the Agrococcus beijingensis genome, CGGCTGCGGCGCGCTCCTGCTGCTCATGGCCGTGGTCGGCGGGATGGGCATGGGCGACGTGAAGCTGGGCACCGCGCTCGCGCTCGCGACCGCGACGCTCGGGTGGGCGGCACCGCTGGCGGGACTGGCCGCATCCGTCATCGTCGGCGGGCTGGCCGGCGTCGTCGCGCTCGCGCTCGGCCGCCGCACGCTGGCGTTCGGGCCCTGGCTGCTCGCGGGCAATGCGCTCGCCGCGGCGGGAGCGCTCGTCGTCGTTCTGTGACGGAACGTGACGCGCGCATTCGCGCCAGGCGCGATCAGATATCTACGCTGGTGGTACCCCCGCACTTCTGAAGGAGCCACCATGTCCCGCAGCCCCATCCGCCCGGCCGCCCTGATCGGCGCGCTCGGCCTCTCGATCGCCCTCGTCGGCTGCAGCGCCGGCGCCGGCGCCGCTGACGCAGCCGCCGACACCCTCGGCACCGCCGAGAACCCGGTGCAGCTCGGCGTCGTCGGTGCGGCCGAGCCGTACTGGACCACCTACGAGGAGGCCGTCGAGGCCGAGGGCATCGAGATCGACATCGTCGACTTCACCGACTACAACCAGCCCAACCCCGCGACCAGCGAGGGCGAGCTCGACATCAACCAGTTCCAGCACATCATCTACCTGGCGAACTACAACGAGCAGTCGGGCGACGACCTGCAGCCCATCGGCTCGACCGCGATCTACCCGATCGGCCTCTACTCCGACAAGTACGCCTCGCCCGACGAGATCCCGGACGGCGCCGAGGTCATCGTGCCGAACGACGACACGAACCAGGCCCGCGGCCTGCTCGTGCTGCAGTCGGCCGGCCTGATCTCGCTCGTCGACGGCGGCAGCCCCTACTCGACCGTCGACGACGTCATCGCCGAGGAGTCGCGCGTCACCGTGAGCGCCGTCGACGCCGCGCTCACCGCCACGTCGCTGCCCGACGTCGCCGCGGCGATCGTCAACAACGACTTCATCACCGACGCGGGCCTCTCGCCCGAGGAGGCCATCGCGCAGGACGACCCCAACGACCCCGCAGCGGCGCCGTACATCAACATCTTCGCCACCACGGCCGAGAACGTCGACGACGAGGTGCTGAACCGCCTGGTCGAGATCTACCAGACCGACGAGGCCGTGCAGGCGGGCGCCCTCGAGGCCTCCGGCGGCAGCGGCCTGTTCACCGTGACGCCCAAGGCCGACCTGCAGGCGGCGCTCGCCGACGTGCAGTCGGAGCTCGCGGGCCGATAAGCACGGTCGCCCGATCGCAGGGTGTCGGGCTGCTGCACGGGTGCCGAGGCACCTCAGCAGCAGCCCGGCACGCTTCGCACGCAAGCCACGAGGAGACCGCATGACCCAGCACATCGTGATCGACCGCGTGTCGAAGCGGTTCCCGCCCGCGAAGCGCGGCGGTGACGAGATCGTCGCCGTCGACGACGTCTCGCTGTCGATCGAGCAGGGCGAGGTCTTCGGCATCATCGGCTACTCGGGCGCCGGCAAGTCGACGCTCGTGCGCCTCATCAACCAGCTCGAGCCCGTCACCGAGGGCCGCATCACGGTCGGCGACGTGACGATCAGCGAGCTGCGCGGCAAGCGGCTGCGCGAGCAGCAGACGCGCATCGGCATGATCTTCCAGCGCTTCAACCTGCTCACCTCGCGCACCGTCGCCGGCAACGTCGCCTACCCGCTCGAGGTCATCGGCGTCGAGCGGGCCGAGCGCCGGCGCCGCGTCGACGAGCTGCTCGAGTTCGTCGGCCTCGCCGGCCGCGCCGACGCCTACCCCGAGCAGCTCTCCGGTGGCCAGCAGCAGCGCGTCGGCATCGCCCGCGCCCTCGCCGCGAACCCGCAGATCCTGCTCGCCGACGAAGCCACATCCGCCCTCGACCCCGAGACGACCGCCGAGGTGCTCGACCTGCTGGCGCGCGTCAACCGCGAGCTGGGCGTCACCATCGTGGTGATCACGCACGAGATGGAGGTGATCACCCGCATCGCCGACCGCGTCGCCGTGATGGAGGCGGGCCGTGTCGTGGAGTCCGGCTCGACCTACGACGTGTTCACGAACCCGCAGACGTCGGTCGCCAAGCGCTTCGTGCAGACGGTCGTGCGCGCGCTGCCCGAGGGGGATGAGCTGGTGCGGCTGCGCGAGCAGCACGCGGGCCGCTTCTTCACGATCTCGTTCACCGACGAGGGCGCCTCCGAGGCGCGCGTGTTCTCGGCGCTGGCGAGGGCCGGCGTCGACTTCAACCTGGTGCACGGCGGGGTCGACGACATCCAGGGCCGCGTCTACGGGCTGCTGACGATCGCCGTGCGCGGCGACGCGGCGGCCGTGCAGCGCGCGCTCGACGGCATCGGCGAGGGCGTCACCGTGGAGGAGCAGCGATGAGCGACATCGTGGGCATCCTGCCCGACCTGTTCGAGCAGACCGGCATCATGCTGTGGATGGTCGCGGTCTCGCTGGCCTTCGGCGGCGTGGGCGGCCTCATCATCGGCACCGGCCTCTACGTCACGCGGCGCGGCGGCATCCTGCAGCAGAGCGCCGTGTGGTGGATCCTCAACGTGCTCGTGAACACGTTCCGGCCCATCCCGTTCATCATCCTGCTCGCGGCGCTGCAGCCGATCGGCCGGCTCGTGGTCGGCAAGGGCATCGGCACCGAGTACGCGATCTTCGCCATCGCGATCGCGGCGACCTTCGGCATCGCCCGCATCGTCGAGCAGAACCTCGTCGCGCTGCCGGCCGGGGTGATCGAGGCCGCACGCGCGACAGGGGCGAGCCCCTGGCGCATCATCCGCACCGTGATCCTGCCCGAGACGCTCGGGCCGCTCGTGCTCGGCTTCACCTTCGCGGTCATCTCGATCGTCGACATGTCGGCCGTCGCCGGCCTCGTCGGCGGCGAGGGGCTCGGCAACTGGGCCGTCACCTACGGCTACCGGCAGTTCGACGAGGTCGTCACCTGGTCGGCGCTCATCGTCGTGGTGATCGTGGTGCAGCTGATCCAGGCGCTCGGCAACTGGCTGGCGCGCCGCATCATGCGCCGCTGACGCGCCCCTCCTGCCTGCTGCGCCCCGCGCATCCATCACCCTCATGACGGATGCGCGGGGCGCGGTCGCGCGCGCACACGGCCGACGTCGTGCGGGCACCTGGCCGTTGTCTGATCTGTTCCTCTGTACGGGCTAGGATCGTGCTTTGGGTTACCCCCAAACGCCGTTACACCCAGATAGGACCCACGATGGCCGACGTCGCCACATCGAAGCCCGACCTGCCACCCGCAGCCGTCGAGGAGACCGCCACCAAGCAGTGGACCCCGCTCAAGATCGCCGTCTGGGTGGCCGTCGCGCTGCTCGGCGGCGTCTCCTGGACGATGCTCGCCATCGTGCGCGGCGAGACCGTCAACGCGATCTGGTTCGTGTTCGCCGCCGTCGCGACCTACCTCATCTTCTACCGCTTCTACTCGAAGTACATCGAGCGCAAGCTCGTCCGCCCCGACGACACCCGCGCCACCCCCGCCGAGTACAAGGCCAACGGCCGCGACTTCGTCGCCACCGACCGCCGCGTGCTGTTCGGCCACCACTTCGCCGCCATCGCCGGCGCCGGCCCGCTCGTCGGGCCCGTGCTCGCCGCGCAGATGGGCTACCTGCCCGGCACCATCTGGATCATCGTCGGCGTCGTGCTCGCCGGCGCGGTGCAGGACTACCTGGTGATGTTCTTCTCGATGCGCCGCGGAGGTCGCTCGCTCGGCCAGATGGCCAAGGACGAGTTCGGCCGCTTCGGCGGCGCCGCCGCGATCATCGCGACGCTGCTCATCATGGTGATCATCACCGCGATCCTGGCGCTCGTGGTCGTGAACGCGCTGGGCGAGAGCCCGTGGGGCGTCTTCTCGGTCGCCATGACCATCCCGATCGCGCTGTTCATGGGCGTGTACCTGCGCTGGATCCGCCCGGGCAAGGTGCTCGAGATCTCGATCATCGGCTTCGTGCTGCTGATGGCCGCGATCATCGGCGGCGGCATGGTCGCCGAGACGGCCTGGGGCCAGGAGCTCTTCACGCTCGACCGCGTCACGATCGCCTGGGGCATCGTCATCTACGGCTTCATCGCCGCGGTGCTGCCCGTCTGGATCCTGCTGACGCCGCGCGACTACCTGTCGACCTTCATGAAGATCGGCGTCATCGTCGGCCTCGCGCTCGCGATCATCTTCGTGCGCCCCGAGATCTCGGTGCCCGCCTTCACCGAGTTCGCCGCCGGCGACAGCGGCCCCGTCTGGCCCGGCTCGCTCTTCCCGTTCCTCTTCGTGACCATCGCCTGCGGCGCCCTCTCCGGCTTCCACGCGCTGATCGCCTCGGGCACCACGCCGAAGATGGTCGAGAAGGAGAAGCAGGTGCGCCTGCTCGGCTACGGCGGCATGCTCATGGAGTCGTTCGTCGCGGTCATGGCGCTCGTCGCCGCGATCTCGATCGACCAGGGCATCTACTACGCCATGAACTCCTCTGCGGCGAACACGCAGGGCACCATCGAGGGCGCGGCCGCGTTCGTGCAGTCGCTCGGCCTCACCGGCGTCAGCGTCACGCCCGAGCAGCTCGCGCAGACCGCCGCGGCGGTCGGCGAGGAGTCGGTCGTCTCGCGCACCGGCGGTGCGCCCACGCTCGCGGTCGGCCTCGCGCAGATCATGCAGAGCTGGATCGGCGGCCCGGGCATGATGGCGTTCTGGTACCACTTCGCGATCATGTTCGAGGCGCTCTTCATCCTCACCGCGGTCGACGCCGGCACCCGTGTCGCGCGCTTCATGCTGCAGGACTCGCTGGGCAACATCTTCCCGAAGTTCAAGGACACCTCTTGGACGCTCGGCGCCTGGATCTGCACGGCGATCATGGTCGCCGCGTGGGGCGCGGTGCTGATCATGGGCGTCACCGACCCGCTGGGCGGCATCAACACCCTGTTCCCGCTGTTCGGCATCGCCAACCAGCTGCTCGCCGCGATCGCGCTGGCGATCGTGCTGGCGATCGTGGCCAAGCGCCGCACGTTCAAGCAGCTGTGGATCGTCGCGCTGCCGCTGGCGTTCATCGCCGTGGTGACCGTGACCGCATCCGCCTTCAAGGTGTTCTCGCCGGTGCCGGCGGTCGGCTACTGGGCCAACCACTTCCGCTTCCGCGACGCGCTCGCGGCCGGCGAGACCTCGGTGGGCACGACCGAGGGCGTCGCCGCGCTCGAGGCCGTGGTGCGCAACACCTTCATCCAGGGCTCGCTGTCGGTCATCTTCGTGGTGCTGACGCTCATCGTGATCGCCTTCTCGGTCGCGAACGTCATCAAGGCGTTCCGCATCGACCACGTCGTCGACCAGGAGGACGAGCGCCACGAGTCGAAGATGTTCGCGCCCGCCGGCTTCATCGCCACCGCTGAGGAGCGCGAGCTCGAGAAGCAGTGGGATGCGGTGCCGGACGAGCACAAGCACGTCTCGACGGGCCACTGACCATGACCGCTCCGCGTGCGCACCAGGAGGGCCCCGCTTCGGCGGGCGCCCTGTTGTGGCGGGCCTGGGACGGGCTCGTCTGGTGGGCGAAGGGCGTCACCGGCGAGTCGAAGTACCAGGCCTACCTCGACCACGAGGGCCGCGTGCACCCCGATCGCCCGGTCATGACCGAGCGGGAGTTCTGGCGCGACGAGTACCGGCGGCAGGACGCGAACCCCGAGGGTCGCTGCTGCTGACCTGCTGCTGACCGCAGCCTTCCCGCGCTCGGCGCGACGCACAACGCAAGCCCGCGAGCCCGAAGTCGCGGCCGATCGGAGCACCGCTCTCGATCTGCCGCGGCCCTGGGGCTGCGGGCTTGCGTTGTGCGCGGGCGCTGCTGGCTTGCGTTGTGCGCGGGCGCTGCTGGCTTGCGTTGTGTCTGGGACGGCTCAGGTCTGCGGCGGCTCGGTCAGCTCGGCCGCGTAGGCGAGCACCGAGCGCCGGTAGAGCGGGAGCGTCGGCGCGAGCGCCTCGAGGGCGATCCGCAGCGCGTCGTCGGCGCGTCCGGCGCTGTGCAGCGCGAGCGCGAGGAACGCTTCGCGCGCGGCACCCGTCGACGGATGCTCCGGAGCCGCCGCGAGCATCGCGATCGCCTCGTCGATGCGGCCCAGGTTGCGCAGCGTCGACGCGTGCTGGATCGCCAGCTGCGCCGCGCGCACGGGGTCGTCGTCTGCCAGGCCGGCGTCCATGGCCGACCGGTACAGCGCATCCGCCTCGTGCTCGCTGCCGGCGGCGTCGTGCGCTCCAGCCAGCTCGAACAGCCCCACCGAGCGGTGCGGCGCGGCGACGGCGAGCCGCCGCATCGGCTCGATGCGCGCTGCGTCGTCGAGCGACTCGTCGTCCCAGAGCGCGGCGACGTCGGCCTCCCAGCTCATGCGAGCACCTCCTGCTCGAGCGGCCGCCCCGCACCCTCGGCAGGCGGCTCGACCTCGAGCCCCGTGTGGTGCGCGGCGAACGCCAGCTGGTCGGCGAACTCGAGCGCCGCGGCGTCCTTCGGCTTGCCCATGCCGTGCCCGGCGCGCGTGTCGATCGAGAGCAGCACCGGCGCATCCGCCCCCGTGGCCTGCTGCGCCCGCTGCAGCTCGGCGGCGAACTTGAACGAGTGCGCGGGCACGACCCGATCGTCGTGATCGCCCGTGGTGATGAGCGTCGGCGGGTAGGCGACGCCCTCGCGCACGTTGTGCAGCGGCGAGTAGGCGCGCAGGGAGGCGTGCGCCTCGGCCTCGTCGGGGTCGCCGTAGTCGCTCGCCCACGCCCAGCCGATCGTGAAGCGGTGGTAGCGCAGCATGTCGAGCACGCCCACGCCCGGCAGCACCGCAGCCCACAGCTCGGGCCGCTGCGTGAGCGCGGCGCCGGCGAGCAGCCCGCCGTTCGAGCGGCCGTGCAGCGCCAGCTGCTCGCGCGTCGTCACGCCGGTCGCGATGAGGTGCTCGGCGATCGCGAACAGGTCGTCGAAGACCTGCTGCTTGCGCTCCTTCGTGCCGCCCTTGTGCCAATCGGAGCCGAACTCGCCGCCACCGCGCAGGTTCGGCACCACGAGCACGCCGCCCGCCTCGACCCACGCCGCGAGCACCGCCCGGAAGCCCGGGTTCATCGGGATGTTGAAGCCGCCGTAGCCCCAGACGAGGGTCGGGCGAGGGCCGTCGGCCGCCGCGCCCGCCGGGCGCACGACGAAGGCGGGCACCGTCTCGCCGTCGGTCGAGGCCGTGCGGATGCGGTCGGTCACCGCTGCCGCCGCAGCCGGCCCCGGCGCGGGGAGCGTGCGGTGCGCGACGAGGCGGGCGCCCTCCACCTCGACCACGTGGCGCGTGCCGCGGTCGACGAAGCTGGTCGTCTCGACGAGCACCGTCCCGGAGGTGTCGCTCGTGTCGGAGCCGGCGATCGAGACGCCGTCGCCGAGCGGCACCGCGTCGCCCAGCTCGCCCTCGAAGGTCGCCAGCTGCATGCGGTGGCTCGCGTCGTGCGAGTACTCGAGCACGAGCCCTGCGTCGGTGAGCGAGGCGTCGAGCAGTACGTCCTCGTCGTGCTCGGGCACGACGGTGCGGCGCTCGAGCGTCGCGAGGTCGAAGGCGTCGAGCCGGTAGCGGGGCGAGCCGTCATCGGTGACGGCGTAGAGGTGCCCGTCGCGGATGCCCACCGCGTTCCACTCGTGCTCGTGCCCCGTGACCAGCTGCCGCAGCGCATCCGCAGTCCCGTCCTGGCGCCGCACCGCCAGGTCGTTGCCGCTCGACGAGCCCGTGTCGGTCGAGAGCACGAACCACTCGTCGTCGCGCGGCCAGTGGCGCGCGAACAGCCGCGGCTGGTCGGGGCGGGAGACCAGCACCACGTCGTCGGCGACCGGCGTGCCGACCTCGTGCCGCAGCAGGCGCCCGGCGCCCATCTCGTCGGTGAGGGCGTCGCCGGTCGGGGCGTCGTAGGCCCAGTAGGTGAAGGCGCGGTCACCCGGCAGCCAGACGGGGGAGTTCCACTTCGTCCAGGGGATCTCGTCGGCGAGGTCGTCGCCGGTCGCGACGTCGCGCACGCGGATGGTGCGCCAGTCGGAGCCGCCGTCGGCCAGCCCGTAGGCGAGCAGGGCGCCGTCGGGCGAGACGGATGCGGCGGTGACGGCGACCGTGCCGTCGGGCGAGAGCGCGTTCGGGTCGAGCAGCACGCTGGGCCCCGCAGCGCCGGCGCCCTCGAGCTCGTCGACCGACTCGGCCGTGACCAGCACCGGCTGGTTCTGGCCGTCGGAGTGCCAGGCGAAGACGCGGCCGCCGCGCTGCCACGGGCAGCCGCGGGTGGGCGCGGTGAGCAGCGCCGTGACGCGCTCGCGGAACGCCTCGCGGGCCGGCAGCGCCGCCAGGATCGGCTCGGCGAACGCGTTCTGCGCCTCGATGAAGGCGCGCGTCTCGGCGGAGTCGCCGTCCTCGAGCCAGCGGTACGGGTCGGCGATCGCCTCGCCGTGGATGGTCTCGACCGTGTCGTCTCTGTGCACCTCGGGGTAACGCATCCGCCCACCCTAGGCCGTCGCCGACCGCCCGCCCTGACGGCGGCCGGCACCGCACAACGCAAGCCCGCGCGCCGAGATTGGCGGCGGTATGGCAGCCCGTGGCCCCCGGCCCGCGCGGCTGCGCCGCCGGGCTTGCGTTGTGCGCGGTGCCGCCGGTGCACGGCGGACCGCGCGCCGGGAACGAGCGAGGGGCACCCGCCGCAGCGGATGCCCCTCGGAGCGGGTCGGTCGGGCTACTTCGCGACGCCCGGGTGCGTCATCGACAGCAGGTCGAGCGCCTTGTCCATGTCGGCCTCGGTCAGCTCGCCGCGCTCGACGTAGCCGAGGTCGATGACGGCCTCGCGCACGGTGATGCCCTGCTTGACCGAGTGCTTCGCGATCTTCGCGGCGGCCTCGTAGCCGATCAGGCGGTTGAGCGGCGTCACGATCGAGGGGCTCATGCCGGCCAGCGCGGCAGCCCGCTCGACGTTGGCCTCGAGGCCGTCGACGGTCTTGTCGGCGAGCACGCGCGAGGCGTTCGAGAGCAGGCGGATCGACTCGAGCAGCGCCGTGCCCATCACGGGGATCTGCACGTTGAGCTCGAACGAGCCCGAGGCGCCGGCCCAGGCGACCGTGGCGTCGTTGCCGATGACGCGCGAGGCGACCATCAGCACGGCCTCGGGCACGACCGGGTTGACCTTGCCGGGCATGATCGACGAGCCGGGCTGCAGGTCGGGGATCGCGATCTCGCCGAGGCCCGTGTTGGGGCCGGAGCCCATCCAGCGCAGGTCGTTGTTGATCTTCGTGAGCGACACCGCGATGGTGCGCAGGGCGCCGGATGCCTCGACGAGGCCGTCGCGGTTGGCCTGCGCCTCGAAGTGGTTGCGCGCCTCGGTGATCGGCAGCCCGCTCGATGCGGCGATCTCGGCGATGACCTTCTCAGGGAACCCGACGGGCGTGTTGATGCCGGTGCCGACGGCCGTGCCGCCCTGCGGCACCTCGGCGACGCGCGGGAGCGCCGCCTCGATGCGCTCGATGCCGTAGCGGATCTGCGCGGCGTAGCCGCCGAACTCCTGCCCGAGGGTGACGGGCGTCGCGTCCATGAGGTGCGTGCGGCCCGGCTTGACGGCGTCGGCCCACAGCTCGGCCTTCGCCTCGAGCGCCTTCGCGAGGTGGTCGAGCGCGGGGATCGCCTCCTCGATGAGCGCGCCGGTGACGGCGATGTGCACCGAGGTGGGGAAGACGTCGTTCGACGACTGCGAGGCGTTCACGTGGTCGTTCGGGTGCACGGGGCTGTCTTCGCCGGCGTTGGCGCGGTGCTTCGTCGCGAGCGTGGCGAGCACCTCGTTCATGTTCATGTTCGACGAGGTGCCGGAGCCGGTCTGGTAGGTGTCGACCGGGAACTGGTCGTGGTGGTCGCCGGCGATGATCTCGTCGGCCGCGGCGACGATCGCCTCGGCGACGGGTGCCTCGAGGATGCCGAGCTCGCGGTTGGCGATGGCGGCGGCGCGCTTGATGCGCGCGAGCGCGACGATCTGCGCCGGCTCGAGCCCCTTGCCCGAGATCGGGAAGTTCTCGACGGCACGCTGCGTCTGCGCGGCGTAGAGCGCGTGCTTGGGCACGCGGACCTCGCCCATCGTGTCGTGCTCGATCCGGTAGTCGACGTCGTTCACTGCGCTGCTCATCGTTGGTCAGGGCCTCTCGGTCTGCGGGTGGTGTTCGGTGGCTAGTCGCCGGCCACGAGCTCGGCGCTCACGGCCTCGGCGAAGGTCTGCAACTCGTCATCGCCCGCGGTGCCGGCGATGACGACGGTGGATGCGTCGTGCTCGGTCGTGAGCACGAAGGCGAGGTTGCCGGGGTCTTCGGCGTCGCGCTGGTCGTGCTCGGTCCAGACCACGCCGCCGACGGTGCGCTCGCCGGTCTGCGGGGCGTCCTCGATGGTGCTCTGCAGCCACGTCGGGTTGGCCTCGAGCGCCTGCGTGAAGGCCAGGAACTGCTGCTCGGGCGTGACGTAGCCGGCGTACCAGGTGGTGATGTCGTCGCTGCCGGTGCGCAGCTCGGCGGCGTTCGAGGCGAAGCCCTCGGGCAGCTCGGGCGCGATGAGCGGCGTCTCGACGATCGGCTGCGCGGCGGCCGCGGCGGCGATGACGTCGATGGGCTCGCGCGGCGGCAGGCCCGGCCGCAGCACCACGAGCACCATCACGAGCACGAGGGCGAGGCAGGCGATGACCGCCACGATCAGGTTCGTGAAGGTCTGGTTGTCGCGGTGGCGCTTCGAGGCGGCGGCCTTGCGGGCGCGCGTCTCGTCGGGCGTCTCGGGGCGGCCGAGCTCGGCGACCACCGGAGGCGATGCGGGCTTGCGGCTCATGCCCGGTCGGCCTCCTGAGCGCCTGCGGTCACGGCTTCGGTCGAGGTGCCGACCGCGGTCGACCGCGCGGCGTCGAGCCTCGCCTTCGCCCCCTGCAGCCACTGCTCGCAGCGCTCGGCGAGCGCGTTGCCGCGCTCCCAGAGGGCGAGCGACTGCTCGAGCGAGGCGCCACCCGACTCGAGGGCCTGCACGACCTGCACGAGCTCGTCGCGCGCCTGCTCATAGCCGAGGTCGGCGATGGGTACAGCGGTCTCGGCGTTGGTCACACGCCCATTCTAGACGGGGCCGCCGACACGTCTCAGGCGCCGGCGGCGTCGCCGTGCACGGCGGTGACGGATGCGTCGACGCTGCCCGCCGCGACCGTCACCAGCAGGGCATCGCCCGGAGCGGCGGCACCGGCCTCGCGCAGCACCCGGCCGTCGGCGGTCTGCACGACGGCGTAGCCGCGGTCGAGCGTCGACTGGGGGCTGAGCGCCCGCAGCGTCTGGCGCAGGTGCACCAGCTGCTGCCCGCTGCGCTCGACGACGCGCTCCGCGAGCTCGTCGGCGCGCGCGGCGAGCCGCGCGAGGTCGTCGGCCCGCTGCGACAGCATCGTCTCCGGCCGGGCGAGCACCGGGCGGCTGCGCACGCTCTCGAGCCGCTCGACCTCGCGCCCCACGAGCTGCGTGACGCGCATCCGCAGCTGCGCTCGCGCCTGGGCGATGCGGCTGAGCTCCTCCGCAACGTCCGGCACGATGCGCTTGGCCGCATCCGTCGGCGTCGAGGCGCGCAGGTCGGCGACCTCGTCGAGCAGCGGGCGGTCGTTCTCGTGCCCGATCGCCGAGACGATGGGCGTCGTCGCGGCCGCCACCGCGCGCACCAGCCGCTCGTCGCTGAAGCCCAGCAGGTTCTGGAAGTCGCCGCCGCCGCGGGCGATCACGATCACGTCGACCTCGGGATCGGCCTCGAGGCGCTCCAGCGCCGCCAGCACCGTCGGCACCGTCTGGTCGCCCTGCACTGCCGCGTGCTCGACGCGGAACCGCACGCCGGGCCAGCGCAGCTGCGCATTGCGCAGCACATCCTTCTCGGCGTCGGAGTCGCGGCCGGTGATGAGCCCGACCGTGCTCGGCAGGAACGGCAGGCGGCGCTTGCGCGCGGCGTCGAAGAGGCCCTCGGCGGCGAGGGTGCGGCGCAGCGCCTCGAGCCGGGCGAGCAGGTCGCCGAGGCCGACGTGGCGGATCTGCGCCGTCACCATCGACAGCGTGCCGGCGCGCGGCCAGAAGTCGGGCTTGACCAGCAGCACGGCGCGGTCGCCCTGCTTGAACTCGCCCTCGATGCGCGAGAGCGTCGAGCTCCAGACGTTGAACGAGACCGTCGTGTCGCCGTCGACGTCCTTGAGCTTGCCGAAGACGTTGCCGCGGGAGTTCGACCACTGGGTGATCTCGCCCTCGACCCACAGGTGCCCGAGCCGGCCGATGTACGACTTCAGCTCGGCGCCGAGCCGGTCGACGCTCCAGGGCTCGTCGGGCGTGCCCGTGATGCGCTCGGCCATCGTGCTCCTCGTCGGTGTTCCGGGGGTCACCGTGCTCGTCACCGCCGCGAACGGCGGGAGATGGCCCACAGATCGGCATCGTAGACTGGGCCGGTGACGATCACGAACGGAAGAGTGCCGCTGGACGACCCGCGCCCGGCCCTTCGCCGGGGTCGGCTGCAGGACCTCCCGGCCGACGCGCCGAAGCGCATCCTGCTCGCCACGCCGCGCGGCTACTGCGCCGGCGTCGACCGGGCCGTGCTCGCGGTCGAGAAGGCGCTCGAGCAGTACGAGGGCCCGATCTACGTGCGCAAGGAGATCGTGCACAACAAGCACGTCGTCTCGCAGCTGAGCGAGCAGGGCGCCATCTTCGTCGACGAGGTCGACGCGGTGCCCGAGGGCCAGCGCGTCATCTTCAGCGCCCACGGCGTCAGCCCGGCCGTCGTGCAGGCGGCCGCCGACCGGGGCCTCGACGCCATCGACGCGACCTGCCCGCTCGTCACCAAGGTGCACAAGGAGGCGGTGCGCTTCGCGCGCGACGACTTCGAGATCCTGCTGATCGGCCACGAGGGCCACGAGGAGGTCGAGGGCACCGCCGGCCACGCGCCCGACCGGGTCACGATCGTCAACAACCCCGACGAGGCCGACACCGTGCAGGTGCAGGACCCGGACAGGCTGGTGTGGCTCAGCCAGACGACCCTCTCGGTCGACGAGACCATGGAGACCGTGCGCCGCCTGCGCGCCCGGTTCCCCAACCTGCAGGACCCGCCCAGCGACGACATCTGCTACGCCACCCAGAACCGCCAGGTGGCCGTCAAGAAGATCGCGCCCGACACCGACCTCGTCATCGTCGTCGGCAGCGCCAACTCGTCGAACTCGGTGCGCCTCGTCGAGGTCGCGCTCGAGCACGGCGCCAAGGCGGCCTACCGCGTCGACTACTCCACCGAGATCCAGCAGGAGTGGCTCGAAGGCGTGCAGACGATCGGCGTCACCAGCGGCGCGAGCGTGCCCGAGGGGCTCGTGCGCGAAGTGCTGCTCGAGCTCGAGGACGCCGGCTACGGCGACGTGCACGAGGTGCGCACCGCCGAGGAGGACCTCATCTTCTCGCTCCCCAAGGAGCTGCGCCCCAGCCGCAACCGCTGACCGCGCTCCTGGCATT is a window encoding:
- a CDS encoding prolyl oligopeptidase family serine peptidase, with translation MRYPEVHRDDTVETIHGEAIADPYRWLEDGDSAETRAFIEAQNAFAEPILAALPAREAFRERVTALLTAPTRGCPWQRGGRVFAWHSDGQNQPVLVTAESVDELEGAGAAGPSVLLDPNALSPDGTVAVTAASVSPDGALLAYGLADGGSDWRTIRVRDVATGDDLADEIPWTKWNSPVWLPGDRAFTYWAYDAPTGDALTDEMGAGRLLRHEVGTPVADDVVLVSRPDQPRLFARHWPRDDEWFVLSTDTGSSSGNDLAVRRQDGTADALRQLVTGHEHEWNAVGIRDGHLYAVTDDGSPRYRLDAFDLATLERRTVVPEHDEDVLLDASLTDAGLVLEYSHDASHRMQLATFEGELGDAVPLGDGVSIAGSDTSDTSGTVLVETTSFVDRGTRHVVEVEGARLVAHRTLPAPGPAAAAAVTDRIRTASTDGETVPAFVVRPAGAAADGPRPTLVWGYGGFNIPMNPGFRAVLAAWVEAGGVLVVPNLRGGGEFGSDWHKGGTKERKQQVFDDLFAIAEHLIATGVTTREQLALHGRSNGGLLAGAALTQRPELWAAVLPGVGVLDMLRYHRFTIGWAWASDYGDPDEAEAHASLRAYSPLHNVREGVAYPPTLITTGDHDDRVVPAHSFKFAAELQRAQQATGADAPVLLSIDTRAGHGMGKPKDAAALEFADQLAFAAHHTGLEVEPPAEGAGRPLEQEVLA
- a CDS encoding class II fumarate hydratase, whose product is MNDVDYRIEHDTMGEVRVPKHALYAAQTQRAVENFPISGKGLEPAQIVALARIKRAAAIANRELGILEAPVAEAIVAAADEIIAGDHHDQFPVDTYQTGSGTSSNMNMNEVLATLATKHRANAGEDSPVHPNDHVNASQSSNDVFPTSVHIAVTGALIEEAIPALDHLAKALEAKAELWADAVKPGRTHLMDATPVTLGQEFGGYAAQIRYGIERIEAALPRVAEVPQGGTAVGTGINTPVGFPEKVIAEIAASSGLPITEARNHFEAQANRDGLVEASGALRTIAVSLTKINNDLRWMGSGPNTGLGEIAIPDLQPGSSIMPGKVNPVVPEAVLMVASRVIGNDATVAWAGASGSFELNVQIPVMGTALLESIRLLSNASRVLADKTVDGLEANVERAAALAGMSPSIVTPLNRLIGYEAAAKIAKHSVKQGITVREAVIDLGYVERGELTEADMDKALDLLSMTHPGVAK
- a CDS encoding DUF4245 family protein, producing the protein MSRKPASPPVVAELGRPETPDETRARKAAASKRHRDNQTFTNLIVAVIACLALVLVMVLVVLRPGLPPREPIDVIAAAAAAQPIVETPLIAPELPEGFASNAAELRTGSDDITTWYAGYVTPEQQFLAFTQALEANPTWLQSTIEDAPQTGERTVGGVVWTEHDQRDAEDPGNLAFVLTTEHDASTVVIAGTAGDDELQTFAEAVSAELVAGD
- a CDS encoding exodeoxyribonuclease VII small subunit translates to MTNAETAVPIADLGYEQARDELVQVVQALESGGASLEQSLALWERGNALAERCEQWLQGAKARLDAARSTAVGTSTEAVTAGAQEADRA
- the xseA gene encoding exodeoxyribonuclease VII large subunit, encoding MAERITGTPDEPWSVDRLGAELKSYIGRLGHLWVEGEITQWSNSRGNVFGKLKDVDGDTTVSFNVWSSTLSRIEGEFKQGDRAVLLVKPDFWPRAGTLSMVTAQIRHVGLGDLLARLEALRRTLAAEGLFDAARKRRLPFLPSTVGLITGRDSDAEKDVLRNAQLRWPGVRFRVEHAAVQGDQTVPTVLAALERLEADPEVDVIVIARGGGDFQNLLGFSDERLVRAVAAATTPIVSAIGHENDRPLLDEVADLRASTPTDAAKRIVPDVAEELSRIAQARAQLRMRVTQLVGREVERLESVRSRPVLARPETMLSQRADDLARLAARADELAERVVERSGQQLVHLRQTLRALSPQSTLDRGYAVVQTADGRVLREAGAAAPGDALLVTVAAGSVDASVTAVHGDAAGA
- a CDS encoding 4-hydroxy-3-methylbut-2-enyl diphosphate reductase; protein product: MTNGRVPLDDPRPALRRGRLQDLPADAPKRILLATPRGYCAGVDRAVLAVEKALEQYEGPIYVRKEIVHNKHVVSQLSEQGAIFVDEVDAVPEGQRVIFSAHGVSPAVVQAAADRGLDAIDATCPLVTKVHKEAVRFARDDFEILLIGHEGHEEVEGTAGHAPDRVTIVNNPDEADTVQVQDPDRLVWLSQTTLSVDETMETVRRLRARFPNLQDPPSDDICYATQNRQVAVKKIAPDTDLVIVVGSANSSNSVRLVEVALEHGAKAAYRVDYSTEIQQEWLEGVQTIGVTSGASVPEGLVREVLLELEDAGYGDVHEVRTAEEDLIFSLPKELRPSRNR